The Acipenser ruthenus chromosome 38, fAciRut3.2 maternal haplotype, whole genome shotgun sequence genomic sequence tttgGTGCAGTAACCTAATACCTATTGTGCATGATTAATGAAAATCTTACATCCATGTATTTAGATACAGGGATTTAGGATGGGGTTTTTATTATAaggtctttttgtttttaaagggagaaTTTACAAAGTGTGTATAATCTTCCTTCAATAGAACGATAACCCTGACCTGAACACTCACTGCAGTTCATTCCTGGATCAAAACCGTGCCGAAGTATGCTTGAGACTGCCAAGCTCATtccatttgaatatttaaaagaagCATTAGCAActtcatttaaatcattttttttattattttcggACTCACCTCTTGAATTCCTCTTTTCTTATTCGTTTGTTTTCTGCAATTTTTGGGGAGTTTCGCCAGCAGTTTGTTATTTTTCAAATTTGAAACAGGTGAAAGACCTCTGTGCCCCACTGTAAAGTTTCTTCAGTATTTCCAAACCCACTCCATGTCTGTTTGTTGTCTGCAGAGACCCCGGAGAAACCCCGTATAACTAACCCTGGCCTCTTAACAGAAGGACAGCCTGTCACTGTGAACTGCACGACTGAGTACACCTGCCCTTCGAACCCTCCTACTGTAGACTGGGGCGGAGTCAATGGAACAGTCATCCTCCAATACACAGCCAAACAGCAGGTTGCATGGGCGGTGACCTCCTCAATCACGTTCACGCCCTCCTACCGGGACAGTCAGATACAATGCCAGGTGAAGTATCCTGGAAGGAACAATGTGACGGAGCACAGACCAATACACGTCAAGTGTAAGTGATAATGCACCCTCCTTCTCAAAGCAAGTGTGTTACAGGTTACCTTTGAGGGTGGAATAAACAACACCAGGCCTCTGGTCTGTGTTTTAGAGGGGTTGATATCAggtgcgttaagtaactgagccgctcagagcgatAATTATTCCACTCACTCGGATCACCTACGAAATCTGCTTTGCAGCGCTCTGAGCTGCCGTTAAGtctctttcactgagctgctctgagcggctcacttacttaacgtgcCCATTTACAGTGGTGTAGGAGGGATGCATAAAATGAATCAATAACTAATGATGTCACACAAAACTAAATTTTACTAGGCAggctagataggaggctgtgtggtccagtggttaaagaaacgggtttgtaaccaggaggtctccggttcaaaccacctcagccactgactcattgtgtgaccctgagcaagtcacttaacctccttgcgctccgtctttcgggtgagatgtaattgtaagtgactctgcagctgatgcatagttcacacaccctagtctctgtaagtcgccttggataaaggcgtctgctagataaacaaataataataatagacaaccTAATAAACAGGTTATTGTAATCAATTTCCATCTGTTGTTACAATATCTAACGAGTTATTTATGTGTATTCATGCAGACGCTCCTAAAGACACAGAGATTCTTGTCTGGACTCGCAATATTAAAGAAGGctcctcagtctcaatgtcctgcaGCAGTAAAGGAGACCCTCCCATTTCCAGATACAGCTGGTTCTTGGTCCAGGGAGGTCAGGAGGTCGACCTGGAGCAACACACAGAGAAGGTTCGAGTCCCCAACGTGACACGTGGAGTACAGTTCTACTGCACAGCTGAGAACAAAATCGGGCAAACCCAATCTCCTAGGAAATCCCTAAACGTAGAATGTAAGTGCCGGTCCCCCCGCCAAGAGCCTTGTCCGCTTAGAGCAGGTTTTCTGGGTACCTTTAAATTAAGCAAAGTCGTGGTTCAGACAGGGAACTCACTTtgaccttagatcaaatcacgttAACATCAAGCGCATTTTAGGTTCTTCCAATACCAGAAGCACTCGTCCATCGAATAGCTAGCATCTTATTTGTGCTATTATTTTTCAACAGCAGCCTGTAATTTGGATTTTGCTGGGTTAAAGAACCATTTTAACTGCTTGCTGTACTAGATGGCTAAGCATCACATTATGTTCTTGCAAACCAAACACTGATTTGCACAATATATGCGGACATTGACATCCTATCGTTTATATATCATTTAGAATCCCGATGAAAGTGTAGGGCAGTGATTTCATTTGTCACCAAATATGAAAAATAGCTCACCACCGGCTGAGATGATCCAAGAGGTTTATACAATACTCTTTGCATTGTAGACAAACCGGATATCACAGGGGAATCAAAGTGCACCTTCAGCCCTGGAGAGATGGTCTGTCACTGCCTGGTGAACTCGAACCCTCCAGCTCAGATCCAGTGGATTGTGAACAGCAGTGCCCAGGACTTCAATCTCAGTACCTGGAGAAGCGGCGAGTGGGTGACCAGTGTCCTGACCGGGGCACTGCAGGTTCAGACTAACGTTTCCTGCACTGCATTCAACAAGCACGGAGAGACTGTGTACGTGCTTCCCTTCCACGTCAAAGGTGAGTTCATTCAGACAAGCCAcagtcattttattttcataatcaTGGGTGCATGAGTTCCTGCACCATGGTCTTTCAGTTCACCAAATAACACCATTTTAGATTTTTAACATTAGCCATTTGAATTAGAAACTGTAACACTTTACGTTTGGTGTCTTTATCGACTGTGTATTTGCACTGTAGTTAATAAATACACGTGTACATAATTACAATGATATCAGGCATatttacagtgtacttaatgtgtaaatctttttgcagtATATATGTAGGTacagaattgtatcagaaaagggttagggttaggggtatatcgtgcaaaaatgatttacacattaagcacatttGAACTATGCATAACATTgtcattatatatgtttttttaattatgtctcaatcctaaaatcctaaGTGACCTGTTTTTCTTGGTTCCCAGAGAGCCTGCTATGGATGATTGTTCCTGCTGTTGGAGGGCTAGCCTGCCTGCTCTTTATTCTCCTCATAGCAATAACCGTGTTCTGCTGTAGGAAGAGAAGGGGCAGGTAAGTGATCCTGTTACATCTTTGGTGTGTGCGTTGCAGTAATACAATGCAAGTTAAGGTGGTACAAAAGAACAAACTATGCAGATCGTGTGAGGTTGTGGTTGTGGAGGAGAGGATGTCTGACCTCGAACTACTTCCCCGACGCTGTGCACACCCTAAGCTGAGACTCATGTGGATTGCAATACAGGTACAGCTAAGTTTTACCAGTGCACTTTAGTAGTAAAAACAGTATTgcacattttctgttttattatgtTAATGAGTGCATTtttgttgaaagaaaaaaagctgtTATTTTAAATAGAATGACGCAGTGTTTaacgctcctctctctctctctctctcctaggCACTTTATACACCAACCAAGAATGTACAGTCTTTGTGACACAAGCATATACCAAGAAAGCAGCCCTCTGTACATGAACTGCACAGAGGCCAACCCCATTTATACCAACGGGAGCTACCAAATCCTCTATGAAAACTGCACACCTAGTTTCGTACGCACACAGCAGGTACAGATGAATTGATTTGCAAATAAAACTTAAGAAACGTTTGAGTCCAGCTGAGAAACGGGGTGGCGTTCTTCCTCTTTGGGTGTAGTGTTTACATATTTCCATGAGGCCTTTTATATGTGGTCTAACTTGGATCTGCCTAAATTTGAGACGTCTTGGTAGTTTCCACAATTTAATAGgagcattttgtttttctttctgtaatcACTAAAGCTGTTGGCGCTCACAATGTGCTGTTGCTTGATTTCTATTCTCAAAAAGAACATTGCAGATGGGATATCCATGGGGCACTGCCACCTTTCTATGGAGCCGTACTGATGaacaatgtctttttttgttttattcaaacaGCACAGAGCTGCCTGGAGACGCAGAGAGGTGAGGGAAGACAACGGGAGTGCCACGGAGTGCCCCGTGTATCTGGAAGTGCTCTAAATCACCAAAAAGTACCTTCTTAACAACGGAAGAACCGTCAACTCCCCATGTACGTGCCAACTTGTTGGACGTCCGTATTTTAGACTGGCAGGCTGATCAACATGACAATCCGGGACACAAGCCCTGTGGAAATGCTGTCTTTTTTCTAATTTCCAAGAAATGTTTCAATTGTATGAATCTGAGGGAAACAGTCCATATTTACACCAAATGTAcccaaataaatacaatgttttagCTTGAAATTCAACACCTTGACACCAAGGTCAGGTTAGAAAAAACTTGACTTCAACCTCACAGCCTGGTCCTTTATCCTGTAAGGTTTGAGGCCTCTGCTGTCAGTTGCGTATCTAGTAAGGAGCCTCTATTTGAATGGTGTGAATGAAAATCTGAATGTATTAAAAAGCCGTTGTTGATCACTGGCATGTAAATAGTTGCACCTTTTCTGTGTTCCACTGCTACGTCCTTATGCTACCTAATAATAGTATTTTCAGAATCTGAGCGTCTGTGTTGTGTCATGTAcaccagtgtttctcaaccctggtcctggaggcccactgtgtctgctagttttcattccaactgagctctcagttactcaactaaacccttaattgaactgataatttgcttaattagactgttttaattgttttcagctgttaaacagttggagagttcaagttacttaaaaAATGTTATAGCGAACTTGAAATCTgaaactgttaagagctgaaaacaattaaaaaggtctaattaagcaaattatcatttcaattaagggtctagtgaagaaattgagaactcagttgaaatgaaaaccagcagccacagggggtccccaggaccagggttgagaaacactgatgTTGACTGCATTGGCAGGTCTGTAGttttaacaaatattttatttctgtttttctaaaAGTGCTTTAAAATCAAGCGTGCAACTGTTTTAGAGAGTTGGAAGTCTTAATCATAGTCAAAGATGTACATTTTATACTAACAGTGAACAGCACCAACATTTTAATAAAGTATAATCAATATACCAAATATGTTTCATGTAATTACTTACCGTAAAAACCAGTGTATAAGTCGCACTGGTGTAtaagtgaccccccccccccccccccattgagacaacaatttcaggaaaaagcctataggtcacaccggtgtataagttgcTCCCCcatttttaggaccccctaaaaatgcctagaaaatagacttatacaaaaggtttttacagtatatactggcTAGACTGCAAACCCCTTCAACTAATGCAGCGGCAAATCAGGAGGCTGCAAACCTGCACACTTCCTTAAAGACATCATGGCATATTTCATTCCTTTAAAAAAGGTCCATCTTCAGACCCATACAAGTAAGGACAAAACAGGTCATTAGAAAAACTGAAGAAACACATCAGGTAATACAATCAAGCAGACCACTAGAAATCCATCAAACGTCTCTCCTGTAGTCAGACAAAGAGGCAGTTTGTCACTTGGGAACCTGGAAGTGGAGACTAGGTTCATTGGAGGTTGTATTTCACGAGTGAAATGGAGCATATTGATGATGCAATACATGGAGCATATTGATGATGCAATACATGGAGCATATTGACGATGCAATACATGGAGCATATTGATGATGCAATACATGGAGCATATTGATGATGCAATACATGAAGCATATTGATGATGCAATACATGAAGCATATTGATGATGCAATACATGGAGCATATTGATGATGCAATACATAATTGCCACATGTATTATTTAGAACAAAGCAAAATCAAAGTTATTAAATATAAGGCATTTGTTAGAAACCATGGTTAGTCATAATCTTTCTAAGCTTTATTAAATACTCGTCAAAATGTCCAATAATACATATTGTGCGAATATTAGATTTGGACACGAATGCAACTTGCTTGAACTAGAGGAAGTTTTCTTTCGTAGTAAATCATACAAGGAATGTACACAGAATTTCCTAGCATCACACGGGACAGATCAATGTTATtagcaacattttatttaataactttATTTGAATCAGATGGCAGAACTGCGCACACATTCATATACCACATGCATAAAAGATAAGGTTTAGGACAGTGTTTTTTATCCTGACCATCACCGACATGCTTTACTGCAGTTAAagaaaaaaccacacacaaagaAATACTCATAAATGCACTGTTTAGGATtattaacagaaaataattacaacgatggtaaataaaatataaagtttGCCAAATATCTTCTTTTCTCCAGTAGGGGGTTATTGTCTGGCTctgaaaaatagaaaagaaaaaaacaatatttgatttgaGGTACTGTACATAGTGCCGGAACAGTCATGCAaatatccgaacaaatatttCTTTACAATAGAACATGCCAGTGTCTGCCAGAAATTACACATGCCTTGCATCaatttaccaccttgccagaatttgcgTGAGTTTCTAAATTAGCAAGAGGAAAAACAGCTCCATCTGTGTCGGATTTCAATAGCCAAGCCAAATGACTGAAGACTGAAATAACCAAAAACAGCACCTACCTGCTATTCCTGGAGCTTCTACATGTTTTTCAGAATCATATGATCAACGCTGGCTGTGGTATCATTGTCTTCGTTTTCTTCATTTACcctgataaaaataataataattatatatatatatatatatatatatatatatatacacacacatcttagcagacgcccttatccagggcgacttacaattgttaccagattacacattatgtttacatacaattacccatttatacagttgggtttttactggagcaatctaggtaaagttctgTTACCTATGTACAGAACTGTTCCATATTTGATAGTAAAATGCAACAATGGGTATGTTTCATATTTTGCCAGACAGTGTTCTTTACTCCAGTGCTGTGAGCACCAGTCTGAGCAGGGCTATCACTGTCAGTCACACTTCTGGGGGAAGGAAGGAGCAAGACGGTCTCTAGTTATCTTTTCAAAACATGCACGTTTCTTGTCATATAAATGaactgcatgtgtggcctattaaagtcatcagttaaattagacaATTGTTAATTtgccaagattttcagttccagtggtttgatttcatatgcacaacaaaaaaTCGagactacagaagcaatggggtttttttattacatttgtacaCTTCTGTATATTATGTAGGGAGAATGGACAGGTTCCTCCGTACATCCTCATCTAGAACCGATATGTTAAAACTCCAAGTTCCACTGTTATGTTTGCATATTGGCGTTATCATGAAGTTCTGCTTAAAATACTGTAGCTCTACCAACCCTCTTcaatagaaaatacaaaaagcaaacttttattttgtatcttctCCCTTTTAAAAAAGTAACCCCAAAATAAAACAGGTACTCACACGAAAAGAGTCTTTCTTGTTTTACGACGGTAAATCACTGCAATAACTAGGATGACAACCACTCCAAAGAGAACAGCAGGGATAATTATCAACACATTTGTGTGGGGATCTGTCAAATGAATTATAACAAACAGTAAGTGTTATTTTTCAAAAGGGAATGTCACATCTCATAAAGCCCTACAGCAGAACTTCATATAAAATCAACCAACAATGGCTCATTGAGGACGTGCAGCTATGGCCGAAactgttgcatcacctagaattttaggattgagacatacatacatttagtttatttaacaacatgtaatcaaagTAATCAAAGCTAAAAACCCAGCACAAGCATGTTTAGTGGCGCAGTgacagcgcccagccaatcaatgctgagtaggtgGAGGGGGATCTGCTATCCAATCAAggccaggcaacaatccctttaagagacagaatgcgcTTGCGTCACCGCAAGGCTCCGATTCTGAATGCAGACGTGGCGATCATGCCGAGCGGCACAGAGCAAGAAAAACCAGCACGAGTCACAACAGCAAGTGATAGGTCACTCGCCGAGAGAATACATTTATAATGTAATTCAgctcagtatgttaacgtaacattatccagcaggtttcaatcCACTTcacaaagcaaaattagttcattctataaggtgatgcaaaactttcggccatagctgtacagtaggtAGAAGTGTATTTAATTGAACTATAAAAGCATTATTTTAAAGAACATTGTACAATTATTGTAGGAACTTCATCtggaaagaaatacatatttaaatgaccCTGAATGGGGTGGGGATGATTCCCCTCCCCCAGGTGAAATGATCATGAAAGTTTGAATCAATTTCTTACCAGGCTTTTGCAATGAAAAGTTACGGTAGCCACTGCCAAGTTTGTTAGTGGCCAGGCAAGAGATTTCTCCATGGGTAACTGTGACTCCCTGCAGAGTACTGGTAACTCGATGACCTCGGACGAGTGAGGACGGCTGAGGATTTTGAGCGATTTGGTCGTCATTATCTGGACTCTCCCATGTTATAGTAGCTGGAGGGTTTGACTCTGCAATGCAGTGGCAAGTCACCCCTTCAGAACCAAGCACACAGGAAGACTGTAGCAAGATTGCAGGCTTGTCTACAGGAGAAAATACACATTTCTTTAATATTACCACACCACATGAATGACTGGGTTAGAGGCATTTCGCAAATCATCTTAGTATCTCTGAAAAGATATAGTCCACTTGTCTCTGAGTAGTTAGGAATACAAGAAATGGATCCACTGTacagccacagtgtgtacagcTTTGGCaaagagttttgcatcacctagaattgtaggaacGAGACATCATTGTTTctattttttcaatttgtcagtttttcgtttaagtatatggaaaactacaaagcagtatgtaattcaatgtgttaacgtaacattattcagcaggtttcatgcaAAAGGCCTTCAGCTTGACGATAGTAATATGTGAAAACCACCGACTGTTACCTAGCAAAGAAACATGTTATTACCACATtgttacacagtaattacatggtTTTCCATGTCCTGTAATCTAAACTATCAAACTAAACGGTGACTGCTTTTCTGTTTAGAAGGGATATGACAGTGTTCTTTGTTTTTTCCCCATAAAGCAAACACAGAAAAGACAATTCACACTCACATTGTATAGCCAAGTGGATGGGTTTAGATGTTCCAATTCCCACATCATTCTGTGCAGAGCAGTAATACTCGCTCTCCTCTCTAGTCACATTCTCCACTGTAATATCCATGGTTTCTGCCAGTAACCGTATATTGTCCTTGTTTATAACTCTGTACCAATTGTATGTGAAAGCTGGAGGGAGGCTGTCACTGACACAGCTCAGAGAAACATGATCTCCTTCCTTTATCCCACCAGCAGACCCTCTGACAAGAACAGAAAGATGTCTGGGGGCatctgataaaaaaataaatacatgttagatAGTAAGATATCATGTTCACGTTGACACCAAACATCACATTTGAAGGGTTAATTTCCCATGAATCAGCAACAACTAATCCAATAACTTTTTTGTATGTGCAGAACAGCAATCTGTTATAGTGATGATGGGAGGATTTGTTATCGCTGTGTCCCTGGGATTATTTGCTGTATTGACATGAAACTTGGAAGGAATAGCAACAACCCATGAAGACCTTGGTGAGAGGAGGGGGTGGGACATTTACTTGAAGGAAACTTAAAGTTCTCCCAACATTAGGAAATTGGTTTTAACTAAATCCCTTAGACAATCACTTAGCTTAATGACATTTAGTTCATACAATAGGTGCAGTTTTTTGTAtatctaataataaaaaacatattggGAAGGATAAATATTTGAAGTTTGTGTTCAGAATGGATATGTGCAGAGCTCCTTGTTGTGTCTATAAAGCAGAGACACATTGACACTTACACTGAACCACCAAGTGCAGTGGTTTAGAGGTTCCAATTCCCACATCATTATGTGCAGAGCAGAAATACTGGGTTCCTTCACTAGTCACGTTCTCCACTGTAATGTCCATGGCTTCTGCATGTAACCGTATAGTTTCATTGCTCGTAACTCTGTACCAGCTGTATCTCAAAACCTGTGGGTTGCTGTCACTGACACAGCTCAGAGAAACAGTATCTCCTTCCTTTATACCACCAGAAGACCCTCTGACAAGAACCAAAACGTTTTTTGGGggatctaattaaaaaaatatatatatatatatgtatacataagaaTCCTAAATATGTCACTGCAAAAACATTGCATATGCAAGGTTATATTACAATGGATGAAATAATTAATTAACGTGAATTATGAACAGATAGTGTTTGACATCTTTAAATTAACATTGTACTACAGTGAAATTTTCACTAGCTGATTTGAGACTATAAATGAATCAAGTCACGATGGTTCAAAGGCAGCCATATGGGACTGAAGGAGTCAATGTCACTCATTAAATCACTGCTTCAGAAAACTCCCATAGATACAATTTATTACAGAATTATTGATTCACCCACAGATATTCAAGGACACTCAGCACCACAGGAGCAAATCAGCACATAACTCTACAAGGCATTTATCAATACACAGTATTGCAATCAGCTGCTATACATGACAATGGGACGTTGCTGCacacattattataataataatgatacagtgAAATAGGTACAGCACTGCCAAGCCACCTTACCATCAGCCAACAGTGCCCTTACCAAGATGGCTGACATCAGGGACTGGGAATGAGGAATTGAACCTGAATTGTCCCTCGCAAAGATGGCTGCTGGTAAAGCAGGGTTCCTCTTCTCTGCCATGCTTTTAAGGGTCAAACTCAGCTGTTGTTCATATCTTCTATTGTCAAGAGTACAGAGCTTTACCATGGCAGCGTTCATTTACCCTGCCACACGTGGTATAAGAACTGCTTTTTGTTTACAATAGATATGTGCAAGTCTCTTTATGGGCAAAAGAACCCTGGCACAACAAACACGGAAAAGACAATTCACACTCACATTGTATAGCCAAGTGGATGGGTTTAGATGTTCCAATTCCTACATCATTTTGAGCAGAGCAGTAATACTCGCTCTCCTCTCTAGTCACATTCTCCACTGTAATATCCATGGTTTCTGCCAGTAACCGTATATTGTCCTTGTTTATAACTCTGTACCAATTGTATGTGAAAGCTGAGGGGAGGCTGTCACTGACACAGCTCAGAGAAACATGATCTCCTTCCTTTATCTCACCAGCAGACCCTCTGACAAGAACAGAAAGATGTCTGGGggcatctgataaaaaaaaaatatatacatgttagTAAGATATCATGTTCACGTTGACACCAAACATCACATTCGAAGGGTTAATTTCCCATGAATCAGCAACAATTAATCCAACAATTAAACACTTCTGTATGTCCAGAACAGCAAAATCTGTTGTATTGACCATTGTTGTATTTGTTATCGCTGTGTCCCTGGGATTATTTGCTGTATTGACATGAAACTTGGAAGGAATAGCAACAACCCATGAAGACCTTGGTGAGACATTTACTTAAAGAAACAGCTTAAGGTTCTCCCAACATTAGGAAATTGTCTAAGTGTTTACTTAAAAGCAATCGCTAAGCTTAATGACACTTTGTGTTCAGAATGGATATGTGCAGGGCTCTTTGTTGTGTCTATAAAGCACAGACACATTGACACTTACACTGAACCACCAAGTGCAGTGGTTTAGAGGTTCCAATTCCCACATCATTACGTGCAGAGCAGTAATACTGGGTTCCTTCACTAGTCACGTTCTCCACTGTAATGTCCATGGCTTCTGCATGTAACCGTATAGTTTCATTGCTCATAACTCTGTACCAGCTGTACCTCAAAACTGGAGGGTTGCTGTCACTGACACAGCTCAGAGAAACAGTATCTCCTTCCTTTATACCACCAGAAGACCCTCTGACAAGAACTGAAACGTTTTTTGGGGCatctaattaaataaaaaaattaaataaaataaataaataaataaataaatagataatttatctagctatctatatatctatatgtatatataaataatctaAAATATTATTTCATTTCAAAACCAAACATTGCATATGCAAGGTTACATTACAATGGATTAACTAATTAATTAACGTGAATTATGAACAGATATAGTTTGGCATCTTTAAATTAACATTGTACTACAGTGAAACTTTCATTAGTTTATTTGAGAGTGTAAATGAATTGTCACGATTGTTCAAAGGCAGCCTTATGGGATTGAAGGAGTCAATGTCACTCAATAAATCACTGCTACAGTGAATACTCCCATAGATACAATTTAGTACAGAATTATTGATCCGCCCACAGATATTCAAGGACACTCAGCACCACAGGAGCAAATCAGCAAATAACTCTACAAGGCATTTATCAATACACAGTATTGCAATGAACTACTATACATGATAATGGGATGTTGCTGCACACATTGTTATAATAAAAATGATACAGTGAAATAGGTACAGCACTGCCAAGCCACTTTACCATCAGCCTGCAGTGCCCTTACCAATATGGCTGACATCAGGGACTGGAAGTGAGGATGAACCTGAATTGTCCCTCGCAAAGATGGCTGCTGGTAAAGCAGGGTTCCTCTTCTCTGCCATTCTTTTAAGGGTCAAACTCAGCTGTTCATATCTTCTATTGTCAAGAGTACAGAGCTTTACCACGGCAGCGTTCATTTACCCTGCCACACGTGGTATAAGAACTGCTTTTTGTTTACAATAGATATGTGCAAGTCTCTTTATGGACAAAAGAACCCTGGCACAACAAACACGGAAAAGACAATTCATACTCACATTGTATATACAAGTGGATGGGTTTAGATGTTCCAATACCCACATCATTCTGTGCAGAGCAGTAATACTCGCTCTCCTCTCTAGTCACATTCTCCACTGTAATATCCATGGTTTCTGCCAGTAACCGTATATTGTCCTTGTTTATAACTCTGTACCAATTGTATGTGAAAGCTGAGGGGAGGCTGTCACTGACACAGCTCAGAGAAACATGATCTCCTTCCTTTATCCCACCAGCAGACCCTCTGACAAGAACAGAAAGACGTCTGGGGgcatctgataaaaaaaatacatgttagaTAGTAAGATATCATGTTCATGTTGACACCAAACATCACATTTGAAGGGTTAATTTCCCATGAATCAGCAACAACAAATCGAATAACTGTTTTGTATCTCCAGAACAGCAATCTGTTATAGTGATGACTGTTGTATTTGTTATCGCTGTGTCCCTGGGATTATTTGCTGTATTGACATGAAACTTGGAAGGAAAAGCAACAACCCATGAAGACCTTGGTGAGACATTTACTTAAAGGAACAACTTAGCATTCTCCAAACATTAGGAAATTGCTTTTAAGTAAACACTTAGACAATCGCTAAGCTTAATGACACTTTGTGTTCAGAATGGATATTTGCAGGGCTCTTTGTTGCGTCTATAAAGCAGAGACACATTGACACTTACACTGAACCACCAAGTGCAGTGGTTTAGAGGTTCCAATTCCCACATCATTATGTGCAGAGCAGTAATACTGGGTTCCTTCACTAGTCACGTTCTCCACTGTAATGTCCATGGCTTCTGCATTTAACTGTATAGTTTCATTGCTCGTAACTCTGTACCAGCTGTATGTCAAAACTGGAGGGTTGCTGTCACTGACACAGCTCAGAGAAAAAGTATCTCCTTCCTTTATACCACCAGAAGACCCTCTGACAAGAACTGAAACGTTTTTTGGGgcatctaattaaaaaaatatatatatacataagaaTCCAAAATATTTCATTGCAAAATCAAACATTGCATATGCAAGGTTATATTACAATGGATGAACTAATTAATAAATTAACGTCAATTATGAACAGATAGTGTTTGACATCTTTAAATTAACATTGTACTACAGTGACATTTTCACTAGCTGATTTGTGACTGTAAATTA encodes the following:
- the LOC117434152 gene encoding sialic acid-binding Ig-like lectin 5 isoform X1 — its product is MKLVLAAFLQWVLFEGLLRESVCTEWTAQLPETISAVEGSCVVIPCTFTYPKGVEASITAVWYTSRSIFQSLVVYNGEDPLKVDARFLGRAFLIGNLTSGDCALKIDKVKTTDGQRYYVSFHAKGQKFRFQDQKVTLSVSKTPEKPRITNPGLLTEGQPVTVNCTTEYTCPSNPPTVDWGGVNGTVILQYTAKQQVAWAVTSSITFTPSYRDSQIQCQVKYPGRNNVTEHRPIHVKYAPKDTEILVWTRNIKEGSSVSMSCSSKGDPPISRYSWFLVQGGQEVDLEQHTEKVRVPNVTRGVQFYCTAENKIGQTQSPRKSLNVEYKPDITGESKCTFSPGEMVCHCLVNSNPPAQIQWIVNSSAQDFNLSTWRSGEWVTSVLTGALQVQTNVSCTAFNKHGETVYVLPFHVKESLLWMIVPAVGGLACLLFILLIAITVFCCRKRRGRHFIHQPRMYSLCDTSIYQESSPLYMNCTEANPIYTNGSYQILYENCTPSFVRTQQHRAAWRRREVREDNGSATECPVYLEVL
- the LOC117434152 gene encoding Schwann cell myelin protein-like isoform X2, translated to MKLVLAAFLQWVLFEGLLRESVCTEWTAQLPETISAVEGSCVVIPCTFTYPKGVEASITAVWYTSRSIFQSLVVYNGEDPLKVDARFLGRAFLIGNLTSGDCALKIDKVKTTDGQRYYVSFHAKGQKFRFQDQKVTLSVSKGQPVTVNCTTEYTCPSNPPTVDWGGVNGTVILQYTAKQQVAWAVTSSITFTPSYRDSQIQCQVKYPGRNNVTEHRPIHVKYAPKDTEILVWTRNIKEGSSVSMSCSSKGDPPISRYSWFLVQGGQEVDLEQHTEKVRVPNVTRGVQFYCTAENKIGQTQSPRKSLNVEYKPDITGESKCTFSPGEMVCHCLVNSNPPAQIQWIVNSSAQDFNLSTWRSGEWVTSVLTGALQVQTNVSCTAFNKHGETVYVLPFHVKESLLWMIVPAVGGLACLLFILLIAITVFCCRKRRGRHFIHQPRMYSLCDTSIYQESSPLYMNCTEANPIYTNGSYQILYENCTPSFVRTQQHRAAWRRREVREDNGSATECPVYLEVL